The proteins below are encoded in one region of Tolumonas auensis DSM 9187:
- a CDS encoding serine/threonine protein kinase has translation MNIALLSEVTTDVTTPQLSAGYSMLAGRYKLGNILGVGGMGVVYRGVDTMLQTFGAASHFIAVKMTSTALADHVHADKLLFTEYELGSCLKHPNLVAIRHFDVCRQQQKAFLVMDWIEGLQLEELLYRQRIPAVVALKLARQLVNGVRYCHEQGVVHGDIKPTNIIISPDNHLTLFDFGISRWLSRPAANHREVIRACSCRYAAPELFDVHIPSIATDVFSVCCVIYRLFSGEHPFKDTTDEAAARNDVITPVFHRRHALDKALQQGLMWSHHKRSCNLDWLHKVLSGLTENDFKNNWFI, from the coding sequence ATGAATATAGCTCTGTTAAGTGAAGTGACAACTGATGTGACTACACCGCAATTATCTGCCGGCTATTCTATGCTGGCCGGGCGCTATAAGCTGGGAAATATTCTCGGTGTTGGTGGTATGGGCGTTGTTTATCGTGGCGTAGACACGATGCTGCAGACCTTTGGTGCGGCGAGTCATTTTATTGCGGTTAAGATGACCAGCACTGCGCTGGCGGATCATGTTCACGCGGATAAATTACTCTTTACCGAATATGAGCTCGGTTCCTGTCTGAAGCATCCTAATCTGGTGGCTATTCGTCATTTCGATGTTTGTCGTCAGCAGCAAAAAGCATTTCTGGTTATGGACTGGATTGAGGGGTTGCAGCTTGAGGAATTGCTTTACCGGCAGCGCATTCCTGCCGTTGTAGCATTAAAGCTGGCACGACAACTGGTCAATGGCGTGCGTTACTGCCATGAACAAGGCGTTGTTCATGGCGATATAAAACCCACCAATATTATTATTTCTCCTGATAATCATCTGACTTTGTTTGATTTTGGCATCAGCCGATGGCTTTCCCGGCCTGCAGCGAATCATCGTGAGGTTATCCGGGCGTGCAGTTGCCGTTATGCCGCACCTGAACTGTTTGACGTACATATCCCAAGTATTGCAACTGATGTTTTTTCGGTCTGTTGTGTCATTTACCGCTTATTCAGCGGAGAGCACCCTTTTAAAGATACGACGGATGAAGCTGCTGCCCGCAACGACGTCATTACGCCCGTTTTTCACCGGCGACATGCTTTAGATAAAGCGTTGCAACAAGGGCTCATGTGGTCACATCACAAACGCAGTTGCAATCTTGATTGGCTGCATAAGGTGTTGTCCGGACTGACTGAAAATGACTTTAAGAATAACTGGTTTATATAA
- the tssM gene encoding type VI secretion system membrane subunit TssM: MKNLFRRLIHTLKQTWCWTLLLTFVGGALVFFIGPLIAIAGRTILAALETRIVVMILLLAFWLVALLVAQPLRKRRRRRMLNAEQLKTELENDEQIDDELHILKERLNNAIHVIKHASFYGKRRASRYELPWYLLMGDQNSGKTALLENSGVDFPLNKTDERMTRDIGHTRYCDWYFANQAVMIDAGGRYMVQEENSVAERVWPQFLQMLYQKRRRRPLNGIVFTLDVGQLLNQDEGALEQYARTVRGRMQQIQSQLSSDIPVYLVLSKGDYLEGFNAFFEHLTKEEREQIVGVTFKENSDGTQVDVLRTEFEELIRRINDMVLSRIHHERDVKRRGDIIRFPLQFAAIVEPLALFVEIAFGRNRYHLPTRLRGIYLTSAPHIDVNQPLNETTVSIGRNIGLQRDLLPFTSPNRGFFIRRVLEDIVFNEGDLATIDTRYDRGMRWTNRFACLCAFVVVLGIGSTWMRVFHDNSSRQQILRDLHMKVEHEQQKIPPVSDTPAVLPVLSTLRQATEIYPQSNRADWINKLSLHQGNRINPVVDKAYEQQLRQLMLPKIKLLLEEQLRAGTDDRDYLLKALRAYLMLHDKPHLDNNYLRQWISLSWADLYSGQATLQKSLLDHFDKLLSIGFEPLDIDYRLVEDTQHLLKQESPARLVYRMIKEDPLAVTLPAVHFDDVQGLQYHSFTGGDYGIPGLYTQRGYQDVFLRKGLALIKDIMRDNWVLGTSDDMSEREFQKIYADVENLYFQDYISYWNEAIGQLQLKAMSDITDASNTLNNLNNNQPVQRVLALIRDNTLFKLSESIADEAENAVLKKTGKGKLAKALVAQAGSALEEAQNKGPKQALALKFAPFHQLVQENGTPNPALQDAFTALNAIQSMFTALAHAPDQDAAAYQLASNRMSGQPDELTRIRIAADRLPEPIRTWFIDIGDQTWRMTLDKAADYVQMQYRTDVLTVYDNTIKGRYPFADSDKDVTLGDFNEFFKKDGVLDQFVSGPLKPFFLVRGGELLSRSIDGQSIRMSRSSLQQFQRAAQIQKAFFTEAGGQAGMNFKVQPLELDPGALKSEFAYSGQSLIYQHGPIVPIDLRWPVAQGNGTANISMQDLNGRETLLTKQSGAWSLFRLLDHCVVRTHDGEDQLVVIIDNQGVQAQYLFSGDHSPNPLKRTLLTGFALSDRL, encoded by the coding sequence ATGAAAAATCTCTTCCGCAGATTGATCCACACATTAAAACAAACATGGTGCTGGACGTTGTTGCTGACATTCGTTGGCGGTGCTCTGGTATTTTTCATCGGTCCGCTGATTGCGATCGCTGGCCGAACGATTCTGGCCGCACTGGAAACCCGCATAGTGGTCATGATCCTGCTGCTGGCTTTCTGGCTGGTCGCTTTGCTGGTGGCACAGCCACTGCGGAAGCGTCGTCGTCGCCGGATGCTCAATGCGGAACAGCTGAAAACAGAACTGGAAAACGATGAGCAGATCGATGATGAGTTACACATACTGAAAGAACGGTTAAACAACGCAATCCATGTCATAAAACATGCCAGTTTTTATGGCAAGCGCCGAGCCTCCCGTTATGAATTACCCTGGTATCTGCTGATGGGAGATCAAAACAGCGGGAAGACGGCATTACTGGAAAATTCCGGGGTTGATTTTCCGCTGAATAAAACCGATGAGCGTATGACCCGGGATATCGGGCATACCCGCTACTGCGACTGGTATTTTGCCAATCAGGCCGTGATGATTGATGCCGGTGGCCGTTATATGGTACAGGAAGAAAATTCAGTCGCTGAGCGGGTCTGGCCGCAATTCCTGCAAATGCTTTATCAGAAGCGCCGTCGTCGCCCGCTGAACGGGATTGTGTTTACGCTGGATGTAGGACAATTACTGAATCAGGACGAAGGTGCTCTGGAACAATATGCCCGTACTGTTCGTGGCCGGATGCAGCAAATCCAGTCACAACTCAGCTCGGATATCCCGGTTTATCTGGTGCTGAGTAAAGGCGACTATCTGGAGGGATTTAATGCCTTCTTTGAGCACCTGACCAAAGAAGAACGGGAACAGATTGTCGGGGTTACTTTCAAAGAAAACAGTGATGGTACTCAGGTCGATGTATTACGCACTGAATTTGAAGAGCTGATCCGTCGTATCAACGATATGGTGTTATCGCGTATTCATCACGAACGGGATGTGAAACGACGTGGCGATATTATCCGTTTCCCGCTGCAATTTGCGGCGATAGTAGAACCATTGGCTCTGTTTGTTGAAATTGCCTTTGGCCGTAACCGCTATCATTTACCCACCCGCTTACGTGGTATCTATCTGACCAGTGCACCACATATTGACGTGAACCAACCGCTGAATGAAACCACGGTCAGCATTGGTCGTAATATCGGTCTGCAGCGGGATCTTTTGCCATTCACTTCGCCAAACCGGGGTTTCTTTATTCGCCGGGTGCTGGAAGATATTGTCTTTAATGAGGGGGATCTGGCGACTATTGATACCCGTTATGACCGTGGTATGCGATGGACTAATCGTTTTGCCTGCCTGTGTGCTTTTGTTGTGGTGTTAGGCATCGGCTCAACCTGGATGCGCGTATTCCATGATAACAGTTCCCGTCAGCAAATATTGCGCGATCTGCATATGAAAGTAGAACATGAGCAGCAGAAAATACCGCCTGTATCGGATACGCCAGCCGTCTTACCGGTATTAAGTACATTGCGGCAAGCGACAGAAATTTATCCGCAAAGTAACCGGGCTGACTGGATTAATAAACTCAGCCTGCATCAGGGTAACCGAATTAATCCGGTCGTGGATAAAGCCTACGAGCAACAACTGCGTCAGCTGATGCTGCCGAAAATTAAGCTGTTACTGGAAGAGCAGTTGCGGGCAGGCACCGATGATCGTGATTACCTGTTAAAGGCGTTACGGGCATATCTGATGCTGCATGACAAACCGCATCTGGATAATAACTACCTGCGTCAGTGGATCAGTTTGTCCTGGGCGGATTTATATAGCGGTCAGGCAACATTGCAAAAAAGTCTGCTGGATCATTTCGACAAATTGCTGAGTATTGGCTTTGAACCGCTCGACATTGATTATCGTCTGGTTGAAGACACGCAGCATCTGCTGAAACAGGAGTCTCCCGCCCGGCTGGTTTACCGCATGATCAAGGAAGATCCGCTGGCGGTAACTTTGCCCGCTGTTCATTTTGATGATGTGCAGGGACTGCAGTATCACAGTTTTACCGGTGGTGACTACGGCATTCCCGGGCTCTATACCCAGCGTGGATATCAGGATGTTTTCCTGCGGAAAGGATTAGCTTTAATTAAAGACATCATGCGTGATAACTGGGTTCTGGGGACCTCAGATGACATGAGCGAGCGGGAATTCCAGAAAATTTATGCCGATGTTGAAAATCTCTATTTTCAGGATTACATCAGTTACTGGAATGAAGCTATTGGCCAGTTGCAGCTGAAAGCGATGAGCGATATCACCGATGCCAGTAATACGCTGAATAATCTGAATAACAATCAGCCTGTACAGCGGGTGCTGGCATTGATCCGTGATAACACGCTGTTCAAATTGTCAGAATCAATTGCAGACGAAGCTGAAAATGCCGTGCTGAAGAAAACCGGGAAGGGCAAACTGGCCAAAGCACTGGTTGCGCAGGCTGGTTCGGCGCTCGAGGAAGCGCAGAACAAGGGACCGAAACAGGCGCTTGCACTGAAATTTGCGCCCTTCCATCAGCTGGTTCAGGAAAACGGGACGCCTAATCCGGCATTACAGGATGCATTTACAGCTCTGAATGCGATCCAGTCAATGTTTACTGCTCTTGCTCATGCACCGGATCAGGATGCGGCAGCTTATCAGCTGGCAAGTAACCGTATGTCGGGACAACCAGATGAACTGACCCGGATCCGTATCGCTGCTGATCGGTTACCGGAACCTATCCGGACATGGTTTATTGATATCGGTGATCAGACCTGGCGTATGACACTGGATAAAGCCGCCGATTATGTACAGATGCAGTATCGCACCGATGTACTTACTGTTTATGACAACACCATCAAGGGACGTTATCCGTTTGCTGACTCGGATAAGGATGTAACTCTGGGTGATTTCAATGAATTCTTCAAAAAAGATGGTGTTCTGGATCAGTTCGTTTCCGGCCCGCTGAAGCCGTTCTTTCTTGTGCGCGGTGGCGAATTGCTGTCCCGTTCCATTGATGGACAAAGCATTCGCATGAGTCGTTCTTCGCTGCAGCAGTTTCAGCGGGCAGCTCAGATCCAGAAAGCATTCTTTACGGAGGCTGGTGGCCAGGCCGGGATGAACTTTAAAGTTCAGCCGCTGGAATTGGATCCCGGTGCGCTGAAGTCGGAGTTTGCTTATTCCGGGCAGTCACTGATTTATCAGCATGGTCCGATTGTACCGATAGATCTGCGTTGGCCAGTGGCACAGGGTAATGGTACCGCCAATATATCCATGCAGGATCTGAATGGTCGCGAAACGTTACTGACCAAACAGAGTGGGGCCTGGTCACTATTCCGGTTGTTGGATCATTGCGTTGTCAGAACACATGACGGAGAAGATCAGCTGGTGGTCATCATCGATAATCAGGGTGTTCAGGCTCAGTATCTGTTCTCCGGTGATCACAGCCCGAATCCGCTGAAACGCACGTTACTGACTGGTTTTGCACTATCAGACCGTCTGTGA
- a CDS encoding PP2C family protein-serine/threonine phosphatase: MLRRSSGKCWSSAAATSAGNVRTDNEDTYLIHAENGIWAVADGMGGHQLGGLASQLVAESLLDIPAGGDLDRRLEHVATALQWVNFHLSCERTLVDPQQIMGSTVMTLVAQSGRAACIWAGDCRCYLLRCGVLFQISEDHSLVQQWVDAKRLTAEEAIQHPHSNIVTRAIGVSRELVLESVEFELYSGDMLLLCTDGLYRGLSAGIIIRCLSFAEPEKAVQALMQHALAGAAKDNVTAVVVRNN; the protein is encoded by the coding sequence ATGCTGAGACGGAGTTCAGGAAAATGCTGGTCGTCCGCTGCGGCGACCAGTGCCGGGAATGTGCGGACGGATAATGAAGATACATACCTGATTCATGCGGAAAACGGTATCTGGGCAGTGGCTGATGGCATGGGTGGGCATCAGCTGGGTGGTCTGGCCAGTCAGCTGGTCGCGGAATCGCTGCTTGATATCCCGGCTGGCGGCGATCTTGACCGGCGGCTGGAGCATGTCGCCACTGCGCTGCAATGGGTTAATTTTCATCTGAGTTGTGAGCGGACATTAGTTGATCCTCAGCAGATCATGGGTTCGACCGTGATGACATTGGTTGCTCAATCTGGTCGCGCTGCCTGCATCTGGGCAGGAGACTGCCGCTGCTATTTATTACGGTGTGGCGTGCTGTTTCAAATCAGCGAAGATCATAGTCTGGTGCAGCAATGGGTGGATGCAAAAAGGCTGACGGCGGAAGAAGCAATACAGCATCCGCACAGCAATATTGTTACCCGGGCGATAGGCGTAAGCAGAGAACTGGTACTGGAAAGTGTCGAGTTTGAACTGTATTCCGGCGATATGTTGTTACTCTGTACGGATGGACTCTATCGGGGATTATCTGCCGGGATTATCATACGGTGCCTTAGCTTCGCTGAACCAGAAAAAGCAGTTCAGGCGCTGATGCAGCATGCATTAGCGGGGGCGGCAAAAGATAACGTGACCGCAGTTGTTGTGCGGAATAATTAA